The sequence below is a genomic window from Pleurocapsa sp. PCC 7327.
TCTCTATTTATTGGAGGGAAGCTGGGAGGAATTTTAGGGTTGCTAATAGCCGTGCCCACCGCCAGTGTCATCAAGAGTACGACTGACACCTTACGTTCTCCTCATTCGGAGTAAGTGGTATATAAGTTAGCAACACAAAAAATTTGGGCGTTATTCGTGGAAATAACGCCCAATTCTCTCGTATTCTTATCCTTAGTTCGATGCAATGCAATTGTTAGCTCTAGAATTCTTTTCTTAGCTTAGTGCAGCATGGCTGCGATCGTAATTTTTCCTAAAAGTAGGTTGAGCCTTGCCTTGAATGCTAGTCCAGTATTCATTATCCACATCTACGCCAATTTCAGATGCAGCACGCTCCAGCATTGCTTGCTGTCGATGCTTGACTGCATGGTGGTGGCGCATCATTAGGGCACGAGCTTGTTGTTCGGCAGACATCATTCTTTCCTCCGAATTGCTTATTGAGTGTCATTAATGGTTGAATTTGCTTTCTTCTATTATATATAACACAAAATTCTGTATTAGATTTTACAAAATGCTGATAAAAAACATAAATTTATAAAATTTTTGGGATCGCTCTTGTTTTTATCGTAGCTTTAACCTTCCTGACTTATTGACAAAATCCAGTTTTGCAAAATCGGGTTAACTATCTCCGGGGCTTCATCTTGAGGACAATGACCCACGCCTTCAAGGGGAATAAACTGTTGCACTGCGGGAAAATCAGCCAGCTTGCGCCCTAACTCTATCGGTTCCCAAGGATCTTCAGTTCCCCAGAGGATCAAGACAGGGCAGGAAAGAAGGGGCAGCAAATCTTCTGGTAGCGGACCATAAGAATAGCGAGTAAACGCGAGAAACACGTCTGCCGCTCCTTTATCTGTTGTTGGTTGCATAATGATATCGATGAGTTCGTCGGTGACGGCTTCCTGACGGCAGTATGCTTGTCGCAAAATTTTACGAACGACTTCAGGTCGAGCAATTTGTTTAAAGAATAGATAGCCGATTAACTTATTGCCTAAAAGTTGTTGTAATATGTAGGAGCCAAGGTTTTCATACCAGAGCAATTGCCCTCTTTTGCGATCGTGAAGCAATCGCAGAGTGCAGTTAAGCAAAGCAACTCCCAAAACGAGATCTGGATTATCTACCGCCGCTTGCATCGCTACGATACAGCCGATAGAGTTGCCAACTAAAAAAACAGGGCTACCGACGACCTCGCGACAAAAATCTGCGACCTGCTGTCCCCAAGTTTCAAACGTGTAATCGATCTCTACGCCGGGAGTTGGTTTTGCCGATCCCCCAAAACCAATCAAGTCGATCGCGTAGCAACGACAATTTTCTCCCAAAATGGGCAGATTTTTGCGCCAATGTGCCCAAGAAGCTCCAAAGCCATGTATTAGGACTACCGCAGCTCCTTTTTCTCCCACGCTTTGATAACAAATGGGAAAACCTTTCCAAGTCCAGATTTTAGGAGATGCATCCGAAATGCGGTGATTTTTTAGTTGTTTCATATTTAATTTGCATGTGTTAGCTTGCTAAAAAGCCTACTATTATTGAGAAAGTAGGATTTAAAAATTAAACTTTAAACTTTGTATGGCAGAAAAGAAGAGGACATAACCTACAGAAAAAGAAAACGAGATTATTGCCCTAGTTTTTACATTTTGTAATAGTTCCTGCCAGACTGCCAAGGAAAACCGAGGTAGGGAAGTGCGAGTATGAACGACCGAGTTGACAGAATTCTACAAGAATTCGCAAGCCGATCGCTTGAGATTGAGGGGGCTTTTTTGGTTTCGTCTCAGGGTCAACCCATCACCGTAGCAATGGGGATGGAATATAATAGCGCGTTAATTTTGGCTGGAACAATGCTCCGTTTGGCGCAGATAGTTCGAGAGGAATATGCGTGGCAAGAAATCGAACAAGTTTCTATCCGATCGCAAGAAGGATATGTTATTTTATTTCGCTGTAGCAAAGAGGTTTTCTTGCTTGTCAAAACCGCCAGAGTTCCTTGGGGTTTTCTCGATCGCGATATCCATCGCACGGTTAAAACGCTTCAGAGCGAGCTTCAAACAACTGACATCCCTAGATTGACGGCTGAAGACTCTTCCCAATTAACGCTATTGTGGGAAGATAGACAAATTGCAGCCAGCGAGCGAGCCAAGACCAAATTCAAGCTCGATGGCGATTTTATTGCTCGCGCTCAACAAGAACTAGCACAATATATCGGTCCGATTGCTTCTATCGTGTGTAAGCGGGTTTTGGCTGAGAAACCTAACATCGATCCCTCCGAATTTATTGAAGCTTTAGCCAAACATATTCCCCAACAGAAACAAGCACTCAATTTTCAGCGCCATTTTCTTTTTTAATGCCAAATTCCTGAATTGGAGAGAGACTTAGCCCTGAAAAAATTATGGAAAAGAAAGTTAGAGCGAGATATGGTAATCCCAATAGTTTACTAAAGTTAACCAAAACAGGATAGCCTAGAACCGTAGCGATCGCCGCATAGAACTTATCTCGATGGAACTCAATACCATTCCCCAGCGCCTTCGCATTTGGTTCAAGTCCTTACACTTCGGACGCAGTTCCGTCGATACTCGTTACGCGCTAGTCGAAGCTTGCCTGATCGGAATCCTATCTGCATTAGCAGCTTTATGGCTTAAAAAAGGCATTGGTTGGCTGGGAGGCTGGCGCATCCAAGCGGCGCATCAGTTTGGGGCATGGTTAGTGCTACCTGCGGTTGGTTTGAGCTTTAGTCTGTTAGCGGGTTGGATCTTACAAAAGTTTTCTCCGGCAGCGGCGGGTGGTGGGATTCCTCAAGTTAAGGCAGCTTTGGCGCGATATCCCATTCTGTTGTCCCTGCGGGTTGCCGTGGTGAAGGCGATTGGTACGACGCTAATTTTAGGGGCAGGTTTGACCCTCGGTCGCCGAGCGCCTACAGTCCATATTGGAGCGGCATTGGCGGCGCAACTGAGCAGTTGGATTCCCACTTCGCCAGAACATCGCCGTCAGATGATCGCAGCCGGTGCAGCAGCGGGATTAGCGGCAGGGTTTAATACGCCAATTGCCGGAGTTTTGTTTGTCGTCGAAGAATTGATGCGGGACGTATCGGACTTGACTCTAGAAACGGCGATCGTCGCTTCTTTTACGGGGGCGGTCGTGTCTCGGCTTTTAGATTCAGCCGATCTCAACATCCCCGCCAGTTTGCTCGATGCTCGCTCCGGCAGCTTCTCAGCCCCAGAAATTCCTTTTTATCTATTTTTAGGGGCGCTAGCGGGAATTTTGGGGGCACTTTTCAATCGAAGCATGATGTTTAGCCTCTGGGTCAATCGTCGCTCCAATTTGTCCCTAGCTTGGCGCATTGGTATAGTCGGCTTACTTTCCGGCGCGATTATTGCTTTTTTACCGCCGTTTTTTCAGGATAATTCGGGACTGCGGGAGTTTTTAGTCTATGGTGGGTTGTCCTGGCAAAATATCGCGATCGCTTTTGTTGCCCATTTTTTCCTAACGATTCTGGCATATAGTTCTGGTGCCCCAGGGGGACTGTTTGCGCCCGCACTGGTGATGGGTTCCGCCCTGGGGTATTTAGTCGGCGATCTCGCGGGCTGGCTTTCGGGAATTAACAGCGAATCGACTTATGCTCTGGCGGGGATGGGGGCATTTTTTACGGCAGTTGGTAGGGTTCCCGTCACCGCGATCGTCATCGTTTTTGAAATTACTGCCGATTTCAATATCGTGTTGCCGCTAATGGTGACTTGCGCGATCGCCTATATTGTAGCAGAGAGCATTTCGCGCGGCTCGATTTACGAACATTTGCTGAAAACCAGCGGCATTCAACTCAAGCAGCAGGAAACGCCGCGCAATGATTTTCTCAACAAATTAACGGCTGCCGATGTCATGCAGTCTCAGGTAGAAACCCTATCGAGCGATCTAACCCTCGACGAAACGATGCTAGCAGTCTCCCGTTCTCACCATCGCGGGTTTCCGGTGATCGAGGAAGGAAAATTGGTCGGGATTATCACTCAAAGCGATCTTGCCAGTCTCAGCCAGCGATCGCCACAAACGCTACTAAAAGAAATTATGACGATGCGACCGATTACGGTCAAGCCGGATACTTCCCTCAGCGACGTTCTTTACTTGCTCAACCGCTATCAATTATCTCGCCTGCCCGTTACTGAAGGCAGTAAACTCGTCGGAATTATTACTCGCACCGACATCATCCGTAGCGAAGTCAATCAACTCAACCAAGGCACGCAGCGAGCGTTTAAACCTTCTCCTTCCTACGTAGCCTATCAAACTCGCTCGCCATCGGTGGGAAAGGGTCGAATCTTGCTCCCCATCGCCAATCCCCAAACGGCACCTGCGCTGATGAAGATCGCCGCCGCGATCGCTCGCTATCATCAATACGAACTAGAGTGCCTGCAAATTATTAAAGTGCCTAAGCATATTTTTCCGTCCGAAGCTTATGTCAATACCCAAGAAAGTCGCAAATTGCTCCATCGCGTCGAAAGATTGGGTCGTCAGTGGAATATTCCCGTACATACGCAAATCCGAGTCGCGCAGGATCGGGCTGAGGCAATTTTAGAAGCGATCGCAAAGCAGCAAATTAATATCCTTCTGATGGGCTGGAAAGGCAATACAGCTACCCCAGGCGCGATTTTTGGCGATCTCGTAGACACTATAATTCATCGAGCGCCTTGCGATTTAATTTTAGTCAAATTGGGCAGCAGTCTCAATGCCTATCCCAACGATTTGAATCAGTCGGCTACTTGGTTGATTCCTATGGCTGGAGGTCCTAACGCGCAACGGGCGATCGAGTTGCTACCGGGACTCGCTAGCTTATATTCTCGCATCCATTCTCCCAAACTCTGGCTGTGTCAGGTTTATTCTCCAGCAACGTCTGCTCTCGATTGTTCTTTATTAGAGTACTCTACCGACTATCTTAGAAATAACCTATCGCTTCCGGTGATGCCGATTGCCGTGCGCTCTCGCTCGGTTTCCGATGCGGTCATTCGCTTGGCAGGCGAGGAAAAATGCAGTGTCGTCATGCTGGGGGCAAGTCGCGAAGGATTATTGCAACACGCCATTCATGGCAATATTCCCGAAGCGATCGCTAATAAAGTTGAAAGTACGACGATTATAGTCAGAAGCGCTTACTGAGGCAGAGAAATGGCAGGGAATTTTGATGATGCTCTATCTGTTTGAGTTAATTCCCAGAAAATGCTATAATTTAGGTCGTCAGTCCATGTTTAAGGGCAAAACGCACTAATTCGGTACGGCTATTGGTTCCGGTTTTACTAAACAGGCGGCTGACATATTTTTCGACATTTCGGACGCTAGTATCCAAGCGTCCTGCGATTTCTTTATTCATTAATCCTTCTGCTACCAAATCTAAAACGCTTTGTTCTCGTGGCGTTAACTCAATTTTGATCGGAGAAGGCGTGGGAACTAGATGAGAGGATTGACCTAGCTGTTCTTTAATAGCTTTGATATCTTGGACGATTTCTGCTAGTTGCGCCGCTTCGCCGCTAGCTGCTACCGTCTCTTGGCGGCGTTTGAGAACGTTTCTAACAACTGCTTCTAGCTCTTCGGGATCGAAAGGTTTGGATACATAGGCATCGCAACCCGCCTTGTATCCTTGAATGCGATCGCTCGTCATTCCTCTGGCGGTTAAAAAGACAACTGGGAGTGCTTTGAATCGGTCATCTTCACGCAGTTTTTTGAGAAATTGATAGCCATCTACTTGGGGCATCATAATATCGGAGATGACTAAATCTGGCGTCTCGTGTTGGATCGATTCCCAAGCTTCGTTGGCGTTACTGGCTAATTGGACTTTGAATTCTCCGCTGTCTTCGAGATAAGCTTGTACGGACTCGCGAACCCCAGGTTCGTCATCAACGAGAAGTAATTTGGCTTTTTCGGACATATTTTTCTCTCCTACAGGCAAAAAATTCAGAATCCTGAACAGTTGCGTTCGCAGGTTGCACTTTACAGAATTCTGAATTTCGATAATGCGATCGCCGATTATTTACTCAGCTGAAACCGCTTGTACTTCTATTGTCTCATTGCTTGTTTCTGTAGGAGCAGCGACAGGGTTAGTTTTTGTAGATTTAAAGCGATCGAGGATTAACTGTGATACTTCAGTCACCAAAAATGTTACAAGGATAAAGTCGTCAATCTCTCCTACGATCGGAAAGAAATCTGGGGAAATATCGAATGGGCTGAGTAAATAGACGAGAGTACCCAGAATAATCCACCAACGGTATTTGGGATTGCGGATGGCGTTGCGATAGAAATTGTAGATCGATTGAATAGGAATTTTCATCAACGGACTCCCTTAGCAATTACTTTTTATTGTGACAAATTAATTCGCATTTTTCCGGTGCGGATCGCCGATGTACAAATTAGGGTAAGTCCCACTTTTGGAAACCTGCGGTTTTGGAAAAGGGATAATATCAATGCGCAATTATCAATAAGTCAGTAGGTTTGTGTGTAAGACTTTTCGAGCGAGCATCTGTAGCGCTCTTTTTTTAGCAATGGGATAACGCGAAGCGTTATCCTTTTTTCCTGAATTTAAATTAGTTTTACAATTTATTTAAGAAGTTTTTCAGAAAGAGTCATTAAAGTGCATTTTGTGCGACTGTGCTGCTAAAAAAGATCTGCTTGTAGCAACATCGGTACGATAAAGCCAAAAATTATCGCTCCAATCCCCATGACCAGCGACCAAAAGCGAGGATAACTTCTTACTGTAGTGCGATTTGTCTTGAGTTGAACTAAATCGACACGGGGAATAATTTCTCGTCTGAACCAACCAACAGCTTGAACTTCCGACCCGATTAACTTCTGTACCTGAGTTGCACCAAAGAGGAAATTGCCCAACGACCCAAAACGAGAGGCGTAGCGAGTATAAATCGTTCCCATTTTATCTTGTAGTCTGAGGTCGGAACCAAACTGATATCCGGCGGCATCCGCACGACCG
It includes:
- a CDS encoding response regulator transcription factor; the protein is MSEKAKLLLVDDEPGVRESVQAYLEDSGEFKVQLASNANEAWESIQHETPDLVISDIMMPQVDGYQFLKKLREDDRFKALPVVFLTARGMTSDRIQGYKAGCDAYVSKPFDPEELEAVVRNVLKRRQETVAASGEAAQLAEIVQDIKAIKEQLGQSSHLVPTPSPIKIELTPREQSVLDLVAEGLMNKEIAGRLDTSVRNVEKYVSRLFSKTGTNSRTELVRFALKHGLTT
- a CDS encoding YkvA family protein, with the protein product MKIPIQSIYNFYRNAIRNPKYRWWIILGTLVYLLSPFDISPDFFPIVGEIDDFILVTFLVTEVSQLILDRFKSTKTNPVAAPTETSNETIEVQAVSAE
- a CDS encoding chloride channel protein; this translates as MELNTIPQRLRIWFKSLHFGRSSVDTRYALVEACLIGILSALAALWLKKGIGWLGGWRIQAAHQFGAWLVLPAVGLSFSLLAGWILQKFSPAAAGGGIPQVKAALARYPILLSLRVAVVKAIGTTLILGAGLTLGRRAPTVHIGAALAAQLSSWIPTSPEHRRQMIAAGAAAGLAAGFNTPIAGVLFVVEELMRDVSDLTLETAIVASFTGAVVSRLLDSADLNIPASLLDARSGSFSAPEIPFYLFLGALAGILGALFNRSMMFSLWVNRRSNLSLAWRIGIVGLLSGAIIAFLPPFFQDNSGLREFLVYGGLSWQNIAIAFVAHFFLTILAYSSGAPGGLFAPALVMGSALGYLVGDLAGWLSGINSESTYALAGMGAFFTAVGRVPVTAIVIVFEITADFNIVLPLMVTCAIAYIVAESISRGSIYEHLLKTSGIQLKQQETPRNDFLNKLTAADVMQSQVETLSSDLTLDETMLAVSRSHHRGFPVIEEGKLVGIITQSDLASLSQRSPQTLLKEIMTMRPITVKPDTSLSDVLYLLNRYQLSRLPVTEGSKLVGIITRTDIIRSEVNQLNQGTQRAFKPSPSYVAYQTRSPSVGKGRILLPIANPQTAPALMKIAAAIARYHQYELECLQIIKVPKHIFPSEAYVNTQESRKLLHRVERLGRQWNIPVHTQIRVAQDRAEAILEAIAKQQINILLMGWKGNTATPGAIFGDLVDTIIHRAPCDLILVKLGSSLNAYPNDLNQSATWLIPMAGGPNAQRAIELLPGLASLYSRIHSPKLWLCQVYSPATSALDCSLLEYSTDYLRNNLSLPVMPIAVRSRSVSDAVIRLAGEEKCSVVMLGASREGLLQHAIHGNIPEAIANKVESTTIIVRSAY
- a CDS encoding alpha/beta fold hydrolase, encoding MKQLKNHRISDASPKIWTWKGFPICYQSVGEKGAAVVLIHGFGASWAHWRKNLPILGENCRCYAIDLIGFGGSAKPTPGVEIDYTFETWGQQVADFCREVVGSPVFLVGNSIGCIVAMQAAVDNPDLVLGVALLNCTLRLLHDRKRGQLLWYENLGSYILQQLLGNKLIGYLFFKQIARPEVVRKILRQAYCRQEAVTDELIDIIMQPTTDKGAADVFLAFTRYSYGPLPEDLLPLLSCPVLILWGTEDPWEPIELGRKLADFPAVQQFIPLEGVGHCPQDEAPEIVNPILQNWILSISQEG